The following proteins are co-located in the Acanthochromis polyacanthus isolate Apoly-LR-REF ecotype Palm Island chromosome 7, KAUST_Apoly_ChrSc, whole genome shotgun sequence genome:
- the LOC110972044 gene encoding beta-1,3-galactosyl-O-glycosyl-glycoprotein beta-1,6-N-acetylglucosaminyltransferase-like, translating into MPLLKRVRLSLLLKLTVVLGSVWMLSLLNELRTDWSLTYNWWEYTDVDGGPEKECNCAAILQGEMEALEKAKLLVLSEDFHKSVDIPDEYYINATKDCRNFKLSRKYLTFPLSKEEEDFPLAYSMVVHHKVQNFERLLRAIYAPQNIYCVHVDKKSETSVFAAIMAITSCFPNVFMVTRPVSVVYAGWTRVQADLNCMADLYNASTEWKYFINVCGQDFPLKTNLEMVRMLRSLKGQNSMESEPIAGKKWRVTNAYQIVNGKVQGTGKQKEPPPFNLPIFSGNAYIVVCRGYIRSVLEDDRILTLIEWAKDTYSPDEFLWATIQRMPGVPGSIRPHGKYDMSDMNAIARLVKWQWHEGPQESLNAVYSKCHGNHVRGVCVYGAGDLQGIIAQHHLFANKFDINTDPIAIYCLEKYLRQKALAELY; encoded by the exons ATGCCGTTACTGAAACGAGTTCGACTGTCCCTGTTGTTGAAGCTCACTGTTGTCCTGGGATCAGTGTGGATGCTTTCATTACTCAATGAACTGAGAACAGACTGGAGTCTTACCTACAACTGGTGGGAGTATACAGATGTGGATGGCGGTCCAGAGAAAGAGTGCAACTGTGCTGCAATCCTGCAGGGAGAGATGGAGGCACTAGAAAAGGCCAAATTACTGGTCCTCAGTGAAGACTTCCACAAGAGCGTTGACATTCCTGATGAGTATTACATCAATGCAACCAAAGACTGCAG GAACTTTAAGTTAAGCAGGAAATACTTGACATTCCCGTTAAGCAAAGAAGAGGAGGACTTTCCTCTGGCTTACTCTATGGTGGTCCATCACAAG GTGCAGAATTTTGAGAGACTACTGCGAGCTATTTATGCACCtcaaaatatttattgtgtCCATGTGGACAAGAAATCAGAGACCTCAGTCTTTGCTGCCATCATGGCCATCACCTCCTGTTTTCCGAACGTCTTCATGGTCACACGGCCTGTCAGTGTGGTCTATGCTGGCTGGACACGAGTCCAGGCTGACCTTAACTGTATGGCTGATCTTTATAATGCCAGCACAGAATGGAAATACTTCATCAATGTTTGTGGCCAGGATTTCCCTCTGAAAACCAATTTGGAGATGGTACGGATGTTGCGTTCATTGAAGGGTCAGAACAGCATGGAGTCAGAACCAATAGCTGGAAAGAAATGGAGGGTGACAAATGCTTACCAGATAGTTAATGGGAAAGTTCAG GGGACAGGAAAGCAGAAGGAGCCACCTCCCTTCAACCTGCCCATTTTCTCAGGAAATGCCTACATTGTGGTCTGTCGAGGTTACATCCGCAGTGTGTTGGAAGATGATCGAATACTGACGCTCATAGAGTGGGCCAAAGACACCtacagtcctgatgagtttctcTGGGCAACCATTCAACGAATGCCTGGTGTTCCTGGTTCAATAAGGCCCCATGGTAAATACGATATGTCAGATATGAATGCAATTGCTCGACTGGTGAAGTGGCAGTGGCATGAGGGTCCACAGGAGTCCCTGAATGCAGTGTATTCAAAATGTCATGGCAACCATGTGAGGGGAGTATGTGTGTATGGTGCTGGAGACCTGCAAGGCATCATTGCTCAGCATCACCTCTTTGCCAACAAGTTTGACATCAACACAGATCCCATTGCCATCTACTGCTTGGAGAAATATCTGAGGCAAAAGGCACTGGCTGAGTTATATTAG